The genomic region tttccctgacaacAGCGTGTAGCTTCATTTAGCAGGGAaggctatgtaatgtaaacGCTTGCAAAAACGTGCCTGGTGcaaatgaccatataaagaTATGGCACACTTTGGCGTCATACGGTAGCCACAGAGAAACTGTTGGAAATGGGAGTGCTTGGAGgtgtttgctcacagggattacttctaCATAGGTTTTTGCGGGTCTGTTAAGGCAGCACAGGCAGAACCCTTCATGAGTTTAAcctttttcctcagcagcagtttgttgagTTTGAGTTGCAGGGTGGAGAATTGAGGATCATCACACTCAAACCTTTTGATTAATTTGTGTTTGGATCAATGAGCTGATCAGATTGATGgattagaggagcagctgctgcagagagggGTGAGAGCTTTATTTTGCTGGTTAGACTCAGTGTTGGACTGCTGGGTGTATCATTTCCATGGGAACACAGCTGGTTTAATGGAAAATGAAAGACAACCCTTAAAGTATATAAATGAATGGAAcattaagtttcactttcattgCGTTTGGCGCTCTGCCatgagacagagaaacacagctcaaaataaatttaaatgtgGTGGCAAATGCTGATGTGGCGAAGCGGCACAATTAAACCCTGTCACTTACTGAgctttggccacatttaatacAAACATCCTTCATTGTAACACCATATATCAGacacaaaatatggaaaagcatATTAGGTCTCCTTAAACAGACACTGGCGGAAATTTGCTTCCATAGGAAGGTGATTTGAAGTAATTTGTGATGATGCAAGTTTTCTGTGCAGGACAGAAAAAGGTGTGGCTGTAATGAGACCGCCTTACCTAGCTCAGAGCGAGCGACATTCATGGGCGCCATCTCCATCCAGGAGTCGAAGCAGGGGTCGTAGCGCCACATCTCCCTGCTGGCTGAGCCGTCAGGAAACTCTCCTCCCGCCAAATACAGAGTGGAgtctacagagacagagaggaggaggaggatggaaaGAAACATGGTACTTGTCATGTGCACCACGTCTAAGCTTAGCTGTTGCTCATCATTAGGAGGAGGGGACAAATATGAATTGTCATCATGAATGAGTTTAACTGGACCTCACAATGTTTCCTCACCTGACACGACCAGCCCGTGTTTGCTCACGGCGAAGGGCAGGCAGGCCAGATTCTTCCACTGGTTCGTCACAGGATCGAAGCTCTCCACGCTGCGCAGCACCACCTTGTCGTCCTCCCCGCCAACTGTCACTATCACTTCAGCTGtccctgttgccatggcaacaggagCAGAGGAACAGAGAGGAGTGAGCTGAGGCACGATGGCCTTTGGATAGATATtcatccaaaaacaaaaaaaaaaaaaaaaaaaaaatcagccccTGTAGGATCCAACGTGGTTGTGTGCGGGGCTGTAACTAATGACTGCTGCCATTTTAGATTAATCCCCCTTTGGCGATTAATTGTTTGGtccataaatttaaaaaaagcctcTTACAATTTCTTAAAGCCCAAGTTGATGTATCCAAATGTCTCATTTTTTCCGACTGAGTCCAAAGCCCAAATCAAATCAATAACTGTCAGCTGCAGTGGTGTGTGAGCACAGTACAGAAACCAGATGTCTAAACAAAATGAGAGTGTCAATAAAATTCAAATTCTAACCTATGTCTTCTCTGCTAATTCTTCTAAgtgcaggggaaaaaaagcccaCATAGATTGACAGCGATGTAAAGATACAGCCTCTCTCAATAATGAAAATGCATGCGATGCGACTGCGCTCACCTGTGGATCTGCGCGGCCTCGCTCTGGGGCAGTAGAGCTCTCCACGGCGGTCCTTTAGCAGCAGGTAGTCCTTGGCCTCAGAGATGAGCTTCTGGCATCCCTGGTTCTCCTTCACCACATCCAGAGACTCGATCACATCGTGGAGGTAGTAGGGGCTGATGAGAGGCAGTCGGATATGTTCGAGGACCTTGGGGGAATGAATAAAGGGAAAGAAATCTGAAGTACTGTCACTTTCACCGTTATAATTCCTTGCTGGAAAGTCAAACGTATGATGCTTTTTTTAACCTGATCCTTTAAAAGCAAAAGGTtgccattttgggaaatacacttactCGCCTTACATAAGAGGACTGATACCACTCACTTAATGCATGTTAAATGAAATTTAAAGCTACATCCAGGAGCTGGTTAGTTTAGCATAAACACCGGACAAGTCACCAGGAAGTGATTAAAAGGGGTAGAAAACACTTCATAAAAGCATGACTAGTCatgtaaaacctttttttttttttttaaacagaataaCATGCTACTTAATAAGTCTCAGAGGTACTGGTAGGTGGATTTACCGttgaacagagccaggctagttgttctggtctttgtgctaagctaagctatgaagctgctggctgtagtgAAGTCTTCCTCTAAGTTCTGACTCTCAGCAAGAACATGAATGAGTGCATTTCTCAGGGTGGGAGTCACCAGAGGCTCGACTATATGATATAATCATGATACCATATTATtgagattttaaatgttttgcgatatgctgagtattgcagtAACAGATATTGTGATATACTgcaatttaatcttttttttaaaaaaagtttaagtTTTGTCCTTAAAGGGAAaatttgtgttatttcataAGAGAAAGTTTTAAAGATTAAGTTTCTCACTTCCTTTTATTGCAGAAAACTGTATCCAGCGGACTAAAAAAGcaaatgattttattattctagttgGCTAGCAAAAGTTTAACTTGTATCTGCAATACTAATGatttatatgataaaaaaaatcaatacgtGGCGTCCATGAATCGACAATATTTCTACACAAAGTATCGCAACACTATACTGTATTGATTCTTCCCTCTCCCCTACCCATTTCCTAAAAAGCTGAACTATTCCTTTTAAGACTGACTATCTGCTGATATCCGGTCTGATcggattatttatttttataatatctTAATTTTTCAGtaatacagctgcacaaacACTGTGCATACTCAGGCTGCACATCATCTCCATGGAAAAACAGTAGTTTCAATCAAGAAGAGACAGTAAGATTAAGATATGTACCATGGAGGTGGTGGCAGGGGGCATTATAACATGGCTACAGACAGAAATACCCAGAGCTTGTGCAAACTCACCTTTTCAAAGCTCTGTTTGCGAGAGCTACATTTATTCAGCCACGACATGGCGGCCTCAAACACCATCTCCTCTTGAGGCACATTGAGATGATCGCTGGCAATGATTTCTGTCAGCTTGTCCACGCACAGAGACTGAAACTCCTCCTGGTGgggaaaagaaaacaccaaaagAATGAAGTGTGAAAGATCTGCTTTGTGGACAGACTCCCTATTCACAGGAGCTAATCACCTGTAGGCTGCAGTGTGGCTGCTGACAGGCAGGTAGATTATCTTTgttaagcccctttcccacaTGAAACCCACAAAAGTGACAGCTTTAATTATCCTGGTGAGGCACTAGTGGCATGTGTGAAGACTGTGTTGGGTGAATCTGATGATAGTGTTCATGATGAGCCCTTTAATTTATCCAGGGAAAACTGACTGGATTAAACTCTCCTTTCCATTTTTGTTGATAGAGTTGGTTCTGAGGAAATATTTGAAAATCAGTGTAAAGATTTTTCGACTGTCAGAGACACGTATACACATGTGGCTGTAAAAGCTCCCTaaaatttttattaatttaaaatatgctATTTTTATCCTGAtaacttgttttgtctgaccagtcCAAACCCCAAATATATCTAACTTACAATAATACAGTATATGAAACAAAGAATAGCAGCGAACGCCTCACTTTGCCACCTCGGTTTGGCATTTCCACTTCATAAATGACTTATATGACAATTCATGTTCAAATAAATGCATCGACTAATCCTTTCAGATCTAATTTAATCAACTAGATTAGCCAAAAACAGACATTCCCATCTGGTTATTTCATCTATAAACTGTTGCCTACAGCGTGATAGACTTTATCCATATTGCCCAACAGGCAGTGTCCATCTTCAACAATgattcccccccaaaaaaatcagcattaataaaaacagaatgcaatgatctCTAAATCCTTTTAAACCTACTTTCAATAGGAGACAGTACAGTGATACAGTTTTTGTCACTACAATGACAAGATACTTAGTGTATAAGCtgctaaacttttttttctgtaaatatgCACTCATAATGAATTTGTTGCCTGCAAAAAGTTAGGACAGGaacatgtttaccactgtgttatatcacctttttttaaaaccacaCTGCAtaagtgtttgggaactgaggacactaatagctgaagttttgaaagtgaaacgctctcccattcttgcttgatataTGACCTCAGTTGCTCAACAGTCTGAAGGtctctgttattgtatttttagcTTCATAATGCGCCACACATTTTAAATAGCAGACAGGTTTAAACTGCAGTCAGGCCAGTCTAGTGCCTGGCTGCACTGCCTGGCTGGTTTTTCATGCAGTACCACctgagaggtcaaaggtcacaggcattcagtgttggttttcaGCCTTGCCCCTTACATGCAGAGATTTCTCTACATTCAATTGACTATAGCTCGAACAAGATAGGCAAATCATTGAATTCTGTTTTTAGTTAGGTTCCAGCATTTTGGAATCAGGCTGCGTTTGACCGCTTTTGCAAATACAGCCATGTACTAGAGTCAATAGTGACATACTTACATATCAATAGGTCTCAATCAGGCTCTCACCTGCTGAGAAACACTGGTGAAGTGCTCGTGAATGTAGTCCATGCTGCGTTTCTCCAGCACCTTACAAGAATGGGCCTCGGCAAAGCAGTGGATCCCCACACAGTTCATCTCATCCATCTGACGCTCCATAAATTGACAACAGGCCTCTCGAACAGCCATCACATCCAGCAGGTTGGCTGCTGCCAGCAGAGCCTGGACGCAAATGTGATTGGTTTTTAGAACACACACGCTTTGATGAAGGATGGTGTGAAGGAGAAAAGATAAGCGCTGATACTTTACCTGAACATTTGCTTTAGAAATGTAGACCTCTGATGTGTAGGCGTAGCTCACCAGCATGCCAATCATCTGAGGCTCAACACCATTGATGGCAACACGCTCCTGTTTGGACTCGATCAGGTCAGTGGAGAACATTGCCTGAGGAGACAAAATGAACATCAGGACATTTTGTGCCTGTCACTGACATGACTGTGAGGGGAGCTGTGTTTACCTGGAAGTAGGAGCTGAAGGAGGCCAGCACGATGCGATGGCAGGGGAACTCCTGTCCTCCACAGCACAGGGTCACATCACAGAAGGCGTTGTTGAGCCGCAGGCTGTTGAGGCCCTGCAGGACAGTGTTGGGGTGCCTGGACTCCACAAATAGATAGTCCTCGCTGCTCAGGGAGGCTGCGGGCGCGGCAGCAGCGGCGCTGGCGTCCTCCTGGATCGGGAAGGTGACGTTTATAGTGGACGGTGAAGGCAAACCGGCGTTGACGGCGATTATTTCAGCCATGTCTCACTACTCTAGGCAAGCCTGGGAGGTGAGTGGAGGTAAAGAAGACAAGACAGTTAGGACGGCTAATTCACACTTTAGATAAATAAACGACTTTAACATTAGCTGGTCGAGTACTTCTCAGTAAGTTAGCTTTAATTTAAGAGTGACGTTTGTAAAAGTAGCGGGAGAAGCAACAAGGCGGAGAGACGACCTGAGATTGACTATCagttaacgttagcctactAATGAGGCTTAGCGGCACCGAGGAGCCGTTAGCTCTCGAGACAAACTAATCCGCCGTAGCACGAGACTACTCAGCAGGTACACACAGGTGACATTAAACGTTCAGAAGCTGTGACAATTAAGCACATTACCTGTAAGACATAATCGTGACCGCTATTGAGCGAGCCCAATCTCCCCACACACAGTTAGATGAACGTTACGGTCAGCGTTTAAAGCCTCTCACCGGAAGTCCCGCCCACAGGGCAAGAGCTATCACCGCCGAGTACTTCCGGCTTTGCTTCAGGACCCGCGCCACACcaatacatttttgaaaaataataacattgaCTCAGAAATTTCTCTTTGCTGGGCAAATGTAGCGTTTGGTAtctataataacaataatgaaaaatatataaaaatgtatgtggtcaatttaattatttttaagcAAAATATCTCACATATTTAATCATATATTTATGATACAAATATACATATTAATACAGTCTATGGAATCATAGTCATAGACCCAAATTCAGCCATTCTAAACCTTTATTTATAGCATTTGAAAATGAATCTAAACAgtacattaaaggtccagtgtgcaggatttaggggcagCTATTATCCGAAACGGTAGcctatatatgtatgtgtatttaAAAAGGGGCAATGCACATTAAATAATATGACACACTTAAGTCAGGAaaatgtgccagatttagccTTACAAGCTCATTTTCGTCTGCAGTCCCTGGCAGGTTGatggtatatgtgtatataaagaaaaagacattaaaataatataCAGAAGCACAGATAAAAGCAGATAGGATATATGGTATGTCCATAGAAGGCCACATAAGCACAGAGCAAGCTATAACCATATACAAAAGCACATAGCAAAGCACATtagcaaaaacaacaagacaTAAGCACTATTACTAAAACAATGACACTCCACCAAAAACAATAAGAACGTACTATACAAAAGTACAACATAAAATGCAACATAGACCAAAACACAtagccacaaacaaacacacaaaaacacaataagcAAGACAGTCACATAACCAtaaggctttttgatgagggaaccagggagACGCTAACTCCTGTATCGGCCTACAGACATCATCCCTGGAGTGGAGCTCCTTCATAGTCTGCTATATTGTATTACAGTAGCGGGATTTATCTTGTGTGGGGGAGCAATAACTTATAGGCTATCAGGGGGCTTATAGCTATGTCCTGTCACCTTCTGTCATTCATATTTTTCACAAAATCACagtaacagtattttattttgggGGGTAAAAACTGAACAACTCAACCATGTGTGCATTGCTGGTTATTGCCTTCTCATGAGCCAAAATCACCAtcaaatctatttttttctgatgcaCCAGCTGCCTCTTCATAATCTCTAGCCACAAAGTAGATGCTTGAACACATTTCCAAATGATTAAGCctaatttttgttattttgttattttgtttacctAGAATTAGACAATTTTTTTATGCACAATAATATGCCGTCAACTTGGtgaatttctttctttatttgtctgttttccTCACTTGCAGTAAATTGAGCTATTTTGACCACTGGTTTTTTACCATACCTTGTGGGGACCAACTTTTCAGTCCACAAATGGAAGTTTAGTCCCACCAATATAATGAATACGAgatcaaacagacacacacatatggatCAGAGAATATTAGAtcagatactttttttttattagattttatttatttgaaaattaGTGTTTGTTGCTTGTCAAAATTATCATAAAAAGCATGACAATATAGATTCAGATTTAGCTGCtaatattataattttattgtCTTTCCAGAGGCTATTGTTGATATTGTAAGTCCTTGACACACCTGTTATGCTGTTTAAAAATTGGCTCATTTCTTAAAGTTGTTGCTGAGAGAGATTGCTGAATCATCtttatttaacaaagaaaatcaaactCTTTGCTGTCTTTACAAAAGATACAGACTCATTTTTGGTGGCAATTAAGCAAAATCACACAGAAGGAGTGGTGTTGTACTGAACATCATCACGACTGTGATCAGGACGTAGGCACGCAGCCACGGGCCAAAAGAGGACAATAATAAGTGACAATACattatgatttgtttgtttatttaatggacagcatggtggtgtagtggttagcactgtcgcctgacagcaagagggttcttgaTTCAGttccaggagggagcccttctgtgcggagtttgcatgttcttctcgtgtcagcgtgggttttctccgggtactccggcttcctcccacagtccaaagacatgcagcttaattggtgactctaaattgtccataggtgtgaatgtgagtgtgaatggttgtctgtctctatgtgtcagccctgtgatagtctggcgacctgtccagggtgtaccctgcctcttgcccagtgtcagctgggataggctccagccccctgcaaccctcaagaggataagtggttacgaaaatggatagatgtttatttacatatttatttcgCTCCGCCAACACAAATAGTTCTGCAGCTGTACTGGGACTGGACTGTTGTTAAGCAACACATAAACCTTCATGCACACTTGCATCCTGGAGGTTTGCAGTGAAGTATCCATGTttctttccctcccttttgTCCTCTTCTGACGACCATTTATAATTTAACCCAAATGCTGTTTGTGGAGATATGTTTACCTTTGTGGTGCAAGGTCTGGTAATGGTTGATTTAATTAAGGGTTTAGAACAATTGTAAAGGGGAGTAATACACACATAGTTAAAGTTCTAGTACGGTTATACTCTATATCGGCGCTCATTGAATGCCGTCAGTCCAATTAAATTGGTTGGAACTGTTGCATTAATGGGATTATATACCACTGTCCATGTGTTTTTTAGATCACAAACAGCTGTCCTTTATCTTGCCAGGTGTCTCCAGTGCGTTCTTTCTGCGAGCAACAGCTTCCAGGATCTTCTTCCTTGGTCCCAGCTGGATGCGAATGCCTTTTAGGTCTTCATCAGAGCAGAGCATCAGCGCCTCCAGGTCTAGGTGCTCTCTGCTGAATGCAAGAGCAAACTCTGGCAAGGAGATGGCAGATAAGAACACATCCAGAGGAGAGgtttcctcatcatcatcatcatccagtcCCAGATCTTCCTGATCCCAGGGCAAATCGGTGTCACCGTTCCCCTCGAAGCCGGCGGCATCCTCCTCTGCCTCAAATAACTCGTTCTGAACGAGGTAGCCGAGACTTTCGTTGGTTCCGCTGGGGATGTCCTCCGACTCCAGCCCCATCTTCTTCATGAAAATCAGACCTCCAAGGCCGGGCCGGTTGAAGATAGACTGTTTGACTTGGCCTGGTTCATCATTGTCATAGTCGTCGAAGTCTGCCATTCCTTCTTCATCTAACATGCTCTCATCCTGCTCATTGAAGACACCCAGAAACTCCGGCTGTTCTGACGCTACACTCTCCTGTTTGAGGAAAATAACATTCCCATCTCCTCCTGCGCTCTGCAGCGTGCCTTTATCTTTCTTCCCAAGTTTCTTCTGGAGCGTGCCTTTAACCCTGGCTGTAAGGGAGCCAGATTTATCAGCAGCAATAAGCTTGGAGAACTGCTCATTAACACCGGACATGTTGCCACCATCTGAGAGTGCTGACGCCAAGCTGGCCTCTGAGACAGGCCCAGTATTGCCAGCTCCACGCTGCATTTTATCCATCTTGCTCTGGTGTTTCTTCTTCACCTTCTCACAGAGTTTCACACGCTTCTCCGCTTCTTTGACGGCCTCCTTCTTTAGATTGGCAACCTTCTTGGGATTTTGGTTGGTCTGCTGTGAGGCGGCAACATCCAGGAACCGCACGCAGTCCATGCGGTCACGAGAGGCAGCGACATCCATTGCTGTGTGGTGTTCATTGTCCAGTGCAAAAAGGTTGGCACCAAAGTTGACCAGAAAGCTGAGGATGTGCATGTGGCCATTGGCTGCAGCGTGGTGCAATGGTGTGTTTCCCCAGATGTCACTCCTGTTGGGGTCTCCTCTGTGTGACACAAAAGAAAGATTCGATTTAAAGTAATGATCtgcaactttttattttttagccaCTCTCTATCACAATTGAATCATTTCATCCCCACTCAACTTCGTGGAGCGCTAAACTAGAAGTAGCCAGCTTGGCCGGCAGAAGTCTCTGGTGCACCTACTACATGAGCTGCACAGTGCAGAAGCAGTGTGGATTAAGGTTGTGTGGGTCCACCCACAGCCCGCAGGTGGGGCAGTTCGGGTAAACTTATTAGAAAATACTGGGGGTGTTGGGCAGGCGGGGCAtgaagtgacaaagcagcattctgagttaagttattaataacttacagaaatgtgcaataataataattttttttatgtgattaCAAACTAATGAGAACATTGTTCTAAATATTATGTAtcatcatttctgtcaaagatgCACATAGATCCCATTTACTAGAACTTTAAGTTAAGCtagttatcttagcttagcgCATAGCTTGGCTGTGTCTTGGCAGGGATCAGTAACTTCCCAGAGTCTccgctggttgcctggcaactgttCCTAGCCCTAAAAGTTCAACACATAACCTTTGAATACCCACAAAGTGTTGTTTTGACACTTTTGTACAAAGTAAAAGAACAGGATATATGGTGTTAAttagctttagaggtgctggtacaTTCTGTTATATTTGGACAGAGCCAGCTAGCTTTATCCCTTAGCTTCCATTCtccatgctaagctaagctaacgggCTGCAGCCTCCAGGTCCAGCTATATATTTACAGAAATGATCAATCCTTTCATCCAGCTCTGACCAAGAGTAAGTGCATTTACTAAACATATAAAATGTAGTCCTTTAAATGTAGGGTAAGAATTAACATAAagtgtttcaaaataaactcacagcaTTGTACGTACCACCAAACATGGCTGTACATAATTGGTAAACTATTAAGATTTAAAGTCCTCCAGTGCTGTGCGTCATTGTCACAGCCATAAAAATCTTGATTGCTGTATCTAAGCAACAACTTCTCATAAATTCCAATGACCAAAGCGGAAAAGCTTCAGTTATTTTTGGCCACGTAAGTGAGGCATGTGTTACGCCCTACTAAATATCCTCCAAACATCTTTGCTgaactttatttttcagttagaATGCTGCTCTAGATTTAAGCCTGTCTTTTGTTGTGTTGAATGAAGAATGGATGTGGGGGTGGTGGGGGACAGATAAAGAGCTCTTTTGTTTTACAGGGCAGCTTTGGCTGATTAAACATTTGGCTCTTCTCACGGAAGAGTGGAATTAAGTTTTAGCTCATTATATCATGACATGTGAACACCATCTTGTGTTGTCAAATCCCAGATGACATCCAAAATAACTGATGCTATGCAtaagaaaaatgcttaaaacacattatttttcagTCATAAATTTCATTGGATAATATGTTAACCTTTGCTCAGTGAACACTATTTATGGTTCTACTGTagattttagttttgtttaattttagggCATTATACATACAATACTGTAGCAAGATTTGCAACAAAATGTACATATTTCTATGTCTTAGTATGAAAACAAAGccaaaaatcaaacattttagtAATTATAAAGGGCTGAGATAATAATTATGGAGCTAAAGCTTGTTGTGGTATATTGAGATGAAGCACAGGCCATAGATAGGAGTGTGTCATACTTACTCTCTGCTGCATATGAGCTGAAGAGCATCGACATGTCCGTGGAAAGCAGCCAGTAAGGTGGGAGTCATGCCATCCTCGTCCGCAGTGTTCAGGTCCTTCCTCGTGGCCTCCTTCAAGAGGTCCAAGTTTCCATCAATCGCTGCTTTGTGGTACCTCGACATCTCTTCAAAAGAACAGAAAAGGTCCAAACAAATCTGGCACTTTCTTTCACTCTTTCCCCCCCAACAGTCCTGTCAGATGCACAGACTGAGTCGACCACAAACCCCGAGCAAACAAAGTGATCACTGGGCGTCAACAtatcagcagcagctcagagccataaaacaaaagcaaagt from Epinephelus lanceolatus isolate andai-2023 chromosome 18, ASM4190304v1, whole genome shotgun sequence harbors:
- the anks4b gene encoding ankyrin repeat and SAM domain-containing protein 4B, producing the protein MSRYHKAAIDGNLDLLKEATRKDLNTADEDGMTPTLLAAFHGHVDALQLICSREGDPNRSDIWGNTPLHHAAANGHMHILSFLVNFGANLFALDNEHHTAMDVAASRDRMDCVRFLDVAASQQTNQNPKKVANLKKEAVKEAEKRVKLCEKVKKKHQSKMDKMQRGAGNTGPVSEASLASALSDGGNMSGVNEQFSKLIAADKSGSLTARVKGTLQKKLGKKDKGTLQSAGGDGNVIFLKQESVASEQPEFLGVFNEQDESMLDEEGMADFDDYDNDEPGQVKQSIFNRPGLGGLIFMKKMGLESEDIPSGTNESLGYLVQNELFEAEEDAAGFEGNGDTDLPWDQEDLGLDDDDDEETSPLDVFLSAISLPEFALAFSREHLDLEALMLCSDEDLKGIRIQLGPRKKILEAVARRKNALETPGKIKDSCL
- the LOC117267818 gene encoding kelch-like protein 24, with amino-acid sequence MAEIIAVNAGLPSPSTINVTFPIQEDASAAAAAPAASLSSEDYLFVESRHPNTVLQGLNSLRLNNAFCDVTLCCGGQEFPCHRIVLASFSSYFQAMFSTDLIESKQERVAINGVEPQMIGMLVSYAYTSEVYISKANVQALLAAANLLDVMAVREACCQFMERQMDEMNCVGIHCFAEAHSCKVLEKRSMDYIHEHFTSVSQQEEFQSLCVDKLTEIIASDHLNVPQEEMVFEAAMSWLNKCSSRKQSFEKVLEHIRLPLISPYYLHDVIESLDVVKENQGCQKLISEAKDYLLLKDRRGELYCPRARPRRSTGTAEVIVTVGGEDDKVVLRSVESFDPVTNQWKNLACLPFAVSKHGLVVSDSTLYLAGGEFPDGSASREMWRYDPCFDSWMEMAPMNVARSELGLVMLDGFVYAVGGWEGRSRLDSVECYNPHTNSWQFTESVKMAVTSPAVVALDGLLYVTGGAVLEDGDGTDLAQVYNPKTCVWTEVAPMQIARSGSAACTLKGKIYVIGGWHASTENTDKVECYNPKTNEWTMCAPMKERRYRPGAAVVDGKIYVLGGEEGWDRYHDTIERYCDETDTWEIVGEMPTSRSWLSCVSLQLRKDLHINSFPGTPNDN